aaaataaagtgtaaaaaataaaaaaattattaaaaatcgaaaccgatcaaatcgaaccgaatcgaaccgaatcagaccggttcggttcgattcggtttctgacccaaatcgatttggttcggttttcataaacactaaaatttcgattttcagtttattcggttcggttttgaaccgaaccgaccgaatgctcacccctagtctGCCACCAGACTAGGAAAGGCAGATTTCATTAAAGGAATCCACAACCACAACCTTACTTTTCAGGACAAACTTTGACGGCAATGGTCCCAATTTCTTTACTGCCCTCAAATAATTGGTGCCAATCCACTGGAAATAAATGTCCGATCTTAACAGCCTACCGATATTAGAATACCCAATTAACTTGCTTTGGAAGAAGAGCATCACAAGGGATAATTAATTATCAGAAGCACATGTATGGCTGTGTAACATTTCTCCCATAGCCGGACCTAAGATAAGATTAGAGGGAAAAAAGCAAACAATTAAATCGTGATGAGTGCCTTCTGAACAGCTTATGTTACTCAAGCTTCAATGTTAAATCTCATGGGTGCAATCCCTTCAAAATCACTGGTCGCGGTTCCTTTCCCCACAATTACGATGGTATATAGTTCCAGAAATTACGCATTCGAGTTCCACATTAGATGTAGGTCGACTTTATTACCAAATATCACGAAATTATTTCTACACAAAATGATCACTTAGCTGACAATtgtactatttttttttctcacaaaTCACATGGTATGTTGGTATATTTTTGGAAGCAGTGTTAATGTATCGTGCGTATGAACGGTGAAACATACTCCAAGCCATTTGTCCTTTTGCTTTACTTGTTTTCTTTGCATAGGGTTGTGTTTGCTAGTAAGATTAGTCTAGTTGAATACTTATCAAGGTCAAAATTCACTTGATTGCATAAATCTTAGAACTGGTCAAATGGACTAACCTCATGCAAAATTGGCAAGAAACTTAATATTCACTTGCTGATAAAACTTAGAGCATCCTATTGTCTGCTGGAATAGCATAAGCTGGAACTCCCATGGAAGATGGCATGAAACTTCATCTAAGGAAAGGTTGTTCATGAGGGTGAAGAATTGAGTTAAGCTCAATTGGGCCTAGACTTTACGAGGCTTAGCTGAATAAAATCAAATGTATACAACCTGTAGGCTAGCTCAGCTCAAGTAATCGGTATCCCGCAACAGGCCCATTTTGGAGGAGCCTTGATTGGAGCGGATTTTGCCAAGAAAACAAGCTGGTGCCCCGGCCTGCGGATAGGTTTGGAGCTAagtaattctttttaattatcaACGCACAGATAGAAAGAGTTGTTTCCAAAACTTCATTCTTCCTCCTTTTGGAATGTTGATATGAGGAATGAGGATGTCTTTACTACACTATGCACAACAGCACCATTACCTTGCACTGACATTTGATAATCTATAATATAAGCCCTTGGAATTTTCAAACCCTAGACCATTAAGTTAGAGACCTTGATGCTATATCAGAGTACTAGTCAgcttaaaaactcaaatttatAAGTGAAAATCCAGTAAGTTCCATATCTCTAATACAATAAATCCCCTTTACCAACCAAGGACCATGGTTTACTGATATATTAAAAATCATGCTCAGTTAACACCATACTTTAGTAACATCAGAACTGTAAGTCCCTTACAGATAGAACCAACTATTGAAGGCCAccaaataatcaataaaataaagtgCCAAGTCTCAAAGTTAAATTAGTTACAGCTGAAGACATTGTTGTTCTTTCAATTagatattatagaaaaaaaataattgagctTCAAAAGAACGTATTATCAGATTTCCATGAAACAACGACAGCAACAATATGTAATGGTTTTGTATGTATTGATGCATTTTAACACAGAATGATTATTAATACATGTAGGACATGAACATAATGAAAACTTCCACAGAACATAAATACACAATAACGAGAATATAATTCAACATAATATGTGTGCATATCATAATGCTCAATTTAGACGCATGCATAGCAGCGACGAAATTGAATAGGAAATAATGGGTATCTAATAACTCATAAATTTTTACCTTGAAGCTCTATCCGCTGGGCAATCAAATTCACTGCAGCATTTGCAGAGGAAAATGCCCCATGAAAGCTTTCCTGATAGGAAATGGATTGCAATTCTCTAACCATCTTCAACAAAATCTCACCCAGGTCCGTCCGTTTCTCTACCAAAGAGTCATAGTATGACTGGGCAGCAACCTTACTGATTTCTACATTTGTTTCCTCAGGGCAGTACTCATCATCCAGCCATTTGTGCAAGGTCAACCTAAGCCACTCGGATTCCTGCAAGGGCCGCTGATAGTGTTTGATTCACAAGCCAAAAATTTTGACCAAAGACAATCCCCAAAATCTTTTGAAGAGGGAAATTGGTACCTGGCGGGCCTTGGAAGGGAGCAACCAATTTTCGGGAACCTGTAGGTCTTGAACTTGGGCTTCTGGGTCATCCTTATCGTCTTCTTGGCTGCTATTTGGATTTGAAGGAGACTGGTAGCTGAAAACGATAGTTGAAAATTGGGTTTGTCTGAGAGGCCGAATCTGTTTTGAATTATAAAGGACTGGGAAATGACTTGCAAGTGTAACAATTGAGGAACTACGATGGGTAATTGTGGATGGGACGATGAGCCTGTGGAATTTTGGGGTGGATAGTTGGCTTAGGTTCATGGTTTCGAATTTTTATCGTACTTTGGCGACGGCGGGAAGCCAGAATGTGGGCATTCTGGATAATGTGAATTTTCCATTACGGATAATATCAAAATTGGAACGACGTCGCATGAATGGAATGTAGATTGACACTCGGTTTTAAATAATTAGGGAAAATtctacaatatttttatttattttatcaaatatcttattttatgtaaaatcaagttcataatatttataatttttataacataTTAAAGAGTTGAtggcaaaaaaaaattatattttttattttattataattatattatatatctttttattaattaaaatttaactttttctattttattgttatctatattataaaaaattaataaaattattacattaCTTTTCGTattaatacttataatttttaaaatattttatttatatatatatatttttaaaaaatttatactaaatattaatataaatttattttaaaaatgatgaattaatattataccgaaagttaaaagaataatttaaaaaaaatattttaaaaaatattttattattttaaacattttaaattgaattatattaaatattattttaaattattttttaatatttataactattatatttaataaaattatttttttaacaataattaaaattatcttaaatagtaaatatattaaatagatttaacaaaaaataattgataataattttagtcaaaataaaattaataagaattattattataaaattattaatataaaaaattaaaaaataatataaataataatttttaaatatatttaatagtaaaaaattagtgatttgataattttataaatttttaatcatGAGACAAAGGTAGAGTATATTTcagtaaaacattaaaaaaataaaatttaattaataaaaataaaaatatatgtaaaattaaaataaaatataaaattttttaacgattaattttaaattttattaatataatatattttaataatttaacattaataattttttaataacagttgagtataaataaaataattttaaaaaattaaattttattgataaaaaaatataggtgtaattacaataaaataaaaaatatatagttttttttattattaactctatattaaatatataagtaactacattttaatttattaataagtaTTTAAGTCAATGGAtcgttataattaattaattgcaaATAGCAATAAACCATGCACGTTACCATTTTTAAATATACAATACTAAGTTAAATTTTCATCAAGAGAAGCAACATGTTTTAGGGGGGAAGTAGGATAATAGCATACaatatcaataattatttataaaaaaaaaacctgcataaattaaataaaggtATAAACaacttattttatttacatttttataaactaatttttattttagcgTGTATGgaacataattaattttaaaaaaaataaaaataagatgaatatataatttaattgataaaagtattttttttccataaatttgaaatttattaattttgtagCTAGTTAGTGGTATATATTCTCATGATAGTTTTTATTGTGGTGTGATAAATTAAATCCacctataatttttaaaactattattggattaataaaattatttaaacaaaCCCGCTGCAATCTTTTTTAACCTCTCGAAACCTtaaacttatatttaaaaataaattgaagttttttaaaaggaaagttttttgaaatttataaaaattttaaagaatttttatttttaattcattaaattGATGGATTCAAAATGTTTTCtgtttaaaaccttaaaaaattaatgtattttattttcattccaAACAATGATGAGGTCTATCACCTTCATCTATCCATAAAAACGACGCGTTTTGATATGGAGGACCGAGAACAACAAGAAGCCCACAACAATTGAGCTTTGAAGCGGGCTTCTCGCTCACTAACTGAAGCGTTTAGCTTTTAGCCCATTCGTTTAAAGTACAGGTGATGAATTCTCCGACATCCAAAGCAATCCCATTGGTCTAAAACACCTAGGCGCGAAAACCTGCAAATCCTAATCCAATCCAATTTTGGTCAGGACTTAGTAAAGATTAAAGAAGCAGGGGATAAGGAAACTGCGAAAACTGATGCAACTGAGCTCAACTCAATTCAAAACTCAACTGTTTCaaccttttcttttcctctactAGCTGCTGCAATATGGCCATATCTGCGGCTAACTGCTGCTTCTCTGTGCTCACCTCCAGTGTTAAATTCCGCTGCTACTCTTCTTCCCAACGCCATCTCCTCACGTCTCATCGAGCAATTGGCTCCTTAGCTTCTAATCCTATCAATGACAAACGACGGCCGTCCAAGCGAGGTTCTTCGGCGTCAATTAATAAGGCCAACAGAGATGTAACCCTAATCGAtatcttctttttatttaacttatttttagcTCAATTTCCTCTTCTGCTATCTTATTATGTTGTTTCTTTGGTACATTTAGAAACAAGTCGCGTTTCAGAATAAGTCGCCGGGGAAATCAAAAGATGAGAGGTTCTATTCATATGGCGACAGAAAAGGGACGGGGAAAGCTCAGTCAATGGCTTATAAGTCGTTTGGAATGCAAAGAAAAGACAAGAAGGAGTTTCAGTTAGACTTGCAGGAGCATAAGGTATGTGATCCTCTCCGTTTTCAGTGCAGTTGCTTTGCTcatttaataactaattaagtAACTGTAAAATTATGTTGTTATTT
The Manihot esculenta cultivar AM560-2 chromosome 1, M.esculenta_v8, whole genome shotgun sequence genome window above contains:
- the LOC110612142 gene encoding uncharacterized protein LOC110612142 isoform X2, coding for MNLSQLSTPKFHRLIVPSTITHRSSSIVTLASHFPVLYNSKQIRPLRQTQFSTIVFSYQSPSNPNSSQEDDKDDPEAQVQDLQVPENWLLPSKARQESEWLRLTLHKWLDDEYCPEETNVEISKVAAQSYYDSLVEKRTDLGEILLKMVRELQSISYQESFHGAFSSANAAVNLIAQRIELQGPAMGEMLHSHTCASDN
- the LOC110612142 gene encoding uncharacterized protein LOC110612142 isoform X1 — translated: MNLSQLSTPKFHRLIVPSTITHRSSSIVTLASHFPVLYNSKQIRPLRQTQFSTIVFSYQSPSNPNSSQEDDKDDPEAQVQDLQVPENWLLPSKARQESEWLRLTLHKWLDDEYCPEETNVEISKVAAQSYYDSLVEKRTDLGEILLKMVRELQSISYQESFHGAFSSANAAVNLIAQRIELQGRGTSLFSWQNPLQSRLLQNGPVAGYRLLELS